In Melitaea cinxia chromosome 4, ilMelCinx1.1, whole genome shotgun sequence, a single genomic region encodes these proteins:
- the LOC123670090 gene encoding putative nuclease HARBI1 produces MEIFDIIEDELDDFMYRLNRPRRNPVFRQRINYMQALDDTDFRIRFRLTKHAVNYVFLLIVNHISSTTERNYAISPINRLLLTLRYYATGSFLNVVGDFTGTSKASASRIVNMVSQAIAKLGPQFIKFSDVIKLQQEFYDIARFPRLVGAIDCTHVPIKSPGGDSAENYRDRKSQFSFNVQTVVSANLKIMDIVARWPGAAHDQTIFNNSKIKQRFMNKEFGNSLIVGDKGYENTFYLLTPLQNPITPAEHLYNESQIRSRNVVERTYGVWKNRFPVLSKKIILDVSRVQPIIVACAVLHNIAIEMKDDHFEEQIFDHFTETETELNRNIQDDNVRNHLINDYFASLLR; encoded by the exons ATggaaatatttgatataattgaagacgAATTAGATGATTTTATGTATCGTTTAAATAGACCGAGAAGGAATCCTGTATTTCGACAACGCATTAATTATATGCAAGCCTTGGATGACACGGACTTTAGGATAAGATTTCGCCTTACTAAACATGCTGTaaattacgtatttttattaattgtaaaccATATTTCTTCCACCACAGaaag GAATTATGCTATATCACCAATTAATAGATTATTGTTGACATTAAGATATTATGCAACTGGAAGTTTTCTCAATGTTGTAGGTGATTTTACTGGTACAAGTAAAGCATCTGCTAGTCGGATTGTGAACATGGTCTCCCAAGCAATTGCAAAATTAGGACCACAGTTTATTAAATTCTCAGATGTTATTAAGTTACAACAAGAGTTTTATGATATAGCAAGATTTCCAAGACTTGTTGGTGCCATTGATTGTACTCATGTACCTATAAAATCGCCAG gTGGTGATAGTGCTGAGAATTATCGGGACAGAAAATctcaattttcttttaatgttcaaactgtGGTCAGtgcaaatttgaaaataatggaTATTGTAGCTAGATGGCCTGGAGCAGCTCATGACcaaactatatttaataattccaAGATAAAACAAAGGTTTATGAATAAAGAATTTGGTAATAGTCTGATTGTTGGAGATAAGGGTTATGAAAATACATTCTATCTTTTAACACCACTCCAAAATCCAATTACACCTGCAGAACATCTTTATAATGAATCACAAATAAGAAGCAGAAATGTTGTGGAACGGACCTATGGTGTATGGAAAAATAGATTTCCAgtattatctaaaaaaattatattagatgTTTCTCGTGTCCAACCTATAATTGTGGCCTGTGCAGTTTTGCACAACATTGCAATTGAAATGAAAGATGATCATTTCGAAGAACAAATATTTGATCATTTTACAGAAACAGAAACCGAATTAAATAGAAACATTCAAGATGATAATGTAAGAAACCATTTAATTAATGATTACTTTGCATCTTTGTTAAGATAA
- the LOC123670091 gene encoding fibrinogen silencer-binding protein-like produces the protein MAQKRERSVNFSREEVDTLIKLVEKNKLVIENKKSDAVTWAEKERCWKSIEIDFNSASGVTFRSAKTLRLKYEGIKRDTRKKSALIRAETYQTGGGPSSAPVLTPSEVKVKEMILLSIDGMDSKFDSDHLPNTVVSFSPSQNTCSSSGLGTVDTEKLILNIQNQDDIVTCPSVESEEVQCIENNIKETPVRPLKRSLFDHLESNSEGDENNKRWSQWKPASLKSKKHPALCIPKPKKPFERVAESKLEIIELQKTILEEELINNRKKFSFEEKEMEQRQKEWEEQKKRWNFEEEERQHKRELWEI, from the exons atggcTCAAAAACGCGAAAGAAGTGTCAATTTTTCCCGAGAAGAAGTCGACACTTTAATAAAGTTGGTGGAAAAGAATAAACTtgttattgaaaacaaaaagagTGATGCGGTAACGTGGGCCGAAAAAGAACGTTGCTGGAAATCAATTGAAATTGATTTCAACTCTGCTAGTGGCGTTACTTTTCGTAGTGCTAAAACATTACGTCTAAAATATGAGGGCATCAAGCGAGACACCAGGAAGAAGTCGGCATTAATACGGGCCGAGACTTATCAAACTGGAGGAGGTCCAAGTTCAGCGCCTGTCTTGACTCCCAGTGAAGTCAAAGTAAAAGAAATGATTTTGTTGTCAATTGATGGCATGGACAGCAAATTCGATTCAGATCACCTACCAAATACAGTGG tgtCCTTTTCACCATCACAAAATACTTGCAGCTCTTCTGGTCTTGGTACAGTGGACACAgaaaaacttatattaaatatacaaaatcaaGATG ATATCGTGACTTGCCCTTCTGTTGAATCAGAAGAGGTACAATgtattgaaaacaatattaaggAAACACCTGTTCGTCCGTTGAAACGATCGTTgt TTGACCATCTTGAAAGTAATTCAGAAGGAGATGAAAACAATAAGAGATGGTCTCAGTGGAAGCCTGCatctttaaaatcaaaaaagcaCCCAGCTTTGT gTATACCAAAACCTAAAAAACCCTTTGAGAGAGTAGCAGAATCTAAATTAGAAATTATTGAACTACAGAAGACAATTCTTGAAGAGGAattgataaataatagaaaGAAATTTAGCTTTGAAGAAAAAGAAATGGAGCAACGACAGAAAGAATGGGAGGAACAAAAAAAGAGGTGGAACTTTGAAGAAGAAGAAAGGCAACACAAGAGGGAATTATGG GAAATTTAA